One window of Chryseobacterium culicis genomic DNA carries:
- the folP gene encoding dihydropteroate synthase, translated as MGILNLTPDSFSDGGKFNNENSALQHAEKLLNEGAEILDIGPQSTRPNAEFLSADDEIKRIGNLISLIKKEFPEALISLDTFYAETVKFGFNEGIDLINDISGGQYDEEMFDTAAQTKLPYILMHVNPSYKTMHDKIKFEDITLEVNRYFSKKTKELLEKGVNDIILDPGFGFGKTVEDQMKMIHEVEYLGFGKFPLLIGISRKSFIYKPLGKSPLDINEETQKLHLKVLEQGAKILRVHDVVQAKETLTHFLRKK; from the coding sequence ATGGGAATCCTCAACCTTACTCCGGATTCATTCTCTGACGGTGGAAAATTCAATAATGAAAATTCCGCTTTACAACATGCGGAAAAACTATTGAATGAAGGTGCTGAAATACTGGATATCGGTCCTCAGTCTACACGTCCCAATGCTGAGTTTTTAAGTGCTGATGATGAAATAAAACGAATTGGAAATCTTATTTCTCTGATCAAAAAAGAATTTCCGGAAGCCCTGATTTCTCTGGATACTTTTTATGCAGAAACCGTAAAATTCGGATTTAATGAAGGAATTGATCTGATCAACGATATTTCAGGAGGTCAGTATGATGAGGAGATGTTTGATACAGCGGCTCAGACAAAGCTTCCTTACATTCTGATGCATGTAAATCCTTCCTATAAAACCATGCACGATAAAATAAAGTTCGAAGATATTACGCTGGAAGTGAACCGGTATTTTTCAAAAAAAACAAAAGAACTTTTAGAAAAAGGAGTGAACGATATTATTCTTGATCCCGGCTTTGGGTTCGGAAAAACAGTAGAAGATCAGATGAAAATGATTCACGAAGTTGAATATCTGGGATTCGGAAAATTTCCTCTTTTAATAGGTATTTCCAGAAAATCATTTATCTACAAACCGCTGGGGAAATCCCCTTTGGATATCAATGAAGAAACACAGAAACTGCACCTAAAAGTTTTGGAACAGGGCGCAAAGATTCTAAGGGTTCACGATGTGGTTCAGGCAAAGGAAACATTGACTCATTTTTTACGAAAAAAATAA
- a CDS encoding cytochrome-c peroxidase, giving the protein MHKLSKYPILLFLYSAAALFTLYYCKNDKQQPVYEDLGSVKSRIIKTNIDFEKQINELKTLVAKSSDEKLLQQKFQDIRKTYKKMEWAVEYFLPHSARFINGPALPEIEMDEHTEIEPEGLQVLEEMLYPYDQANKEEVTRMLNKLINKSNTIATNFQVITISKDQVFDALRQEAFRISSLGISGFDTPVSGVFLQEMPSSLEGIKETLKQISTDRSKDKALKNIVAEINSAIEVLKKNTDKNTFDYVNFIPDHLNKITALMLDFKNQENIPDVEVTTALNKNAATFFSKNAFNPNAFTPGKEYAYSEEKAALGHQLFNDKILSNSNNRSCATCHIPEKAFTDGLARSMSLENSELARNAPSLNYAGYQHGQFWDMRKDDLEGQSSDVISNKEEMHGDLNIILAKINQDKNYQAAFKKIYHSQKTEVWQLQNVLASYIRSLAKFNSDFDEYMRGNKSAMTENQKRGFNLFVGKAQCAICHFLPLFNGTVPPNFKKTEQEVLGVAVNGENQTFDNDLGRGKFHETVASLQHSFKTPTLRNINKTAPYMHNGGYKTLKEVMNFYNKGGGKGLGFKIENQTLSDAPLELTDKEVDDLIEFMKALDDQ; this is encoded by the coding sequence ATGCATAAACTTTCAAAATACCCGATACTCCTTTTCTTATACTCTGCAGCAGCACTTTTTACACTCTATTATTGTAAAAATGATAAGCAGCAGCCTGTGTACGAAGATCTTGGTTCTGTAAAAAGCAGGATTATCAAAACCAATATTGATTTTGAAAAACAAATCAACGAGCTGAAAACTCTGGTTGCTAAAAGTTCCGATGAAAAACTCCTTCAGCAAAAGTTTCAGGATATCAGAAAAACCTACAAAAAAATGGAATGGGCTGTAGAATATTTCCTGCCCCATTCTGCAAGGTTTATCAATGGTCCTGCCCTTCCTGAAATAGAAATGGATGAACACACCGAAATAGAACCGGAAGGATTACAGGTTTTGGAAGAGATGCTTTATCCTTATGACCAAGCAAACAAAGAGGAAGTGACCCGAATGCTTAATAAACTTATCAATAAAAGCAATACGATAGCCACCAACTTTCAGGTGATTACCATCAGTAAAGATCAGGTTTTTGATGCTTTAAGACAGGAAGCTTTCAGAATTTCCAGTTTAGGAATTTCAGGTTTTGACACTCCTGTTTCAGGTGTATTTTTGCAGGAAATGCCCTCTTCTCTGGAAGGGATTAAAGAAACGCTGAAGCAAATTTCTACTGATCGGTCAAAAGATAAAGCTTTAAAAAATATTGTGGCAGAAATCAATTCAGCTATTGAAGTTCTGAAAAAAAATACAGACAAAAATACGTTTGATTATGTCAATTTTATCCCTGACCACCTGAATAAAATCACTGCTCTGATGCTTGATTTTAAAAATCAGGAGAATATTCCGGATGTGGAAGTAACCACTGCTCTCAACAAAAATGCCGCTACTTTTTTCTCTAAAAATGCTTTTAACCCTAATGCTTTCACGCCAGGAAAGGAATATGCCTATTCTGAAGAAAAAGCCGCTCTTGGTCATCAGCTTTTTAATGATAAAATTCTTTCCAACAGCAACAACCGGAGCTGTGCCACCTGTCATATTCCTGAGAAGGCATTTACGGATGGGCTTGCCAGATCTATGTCTCTTGAAAATTCAGAACTTGCCAGAAATGCCCCATCGCTCAATTATGCAGGATATCAGCATGGTCAGTTTTGGGATATGAGAAAAGATGATCTGGAAGGGCAAAGCTCCGATGTGATCTCCAATAAAGAAGAAATGCATGGTGATTTGAATATCATCCTTGCAAAAATCAATCAGGATAAAAACTATCAGGCAGCCTTTAAAAAGATTTATCATTCTCAGAAAACTGAGGTATGGCAGCTGCAGAATGTACTGGCAAGTTATATCCGTTCTCTGGCGAAATTTAATTCTGACTTTGATGAATACATGAGAGGAAATAAATCCGCAATGACGGAAAATCAAAAGCGTGGTTTTAATCTTTTTGTAGGAAAAGCTCAATGTGCCATATGTCATTTCTTACCTTTATTCAATGGTACGGTTCCTCCAAATTTCAAAAAAACGGAACAGGAAGTGCTGGGAGTAGCTGTGAATGGAGAGAATCAAACATTTGACAATGATCTGGGAAGAGGAAAATTCCATGAAACAGTGGCTTCATTACAGCATTCTTTCAAAACACCAACCCTTAGAAACATTAACAAAACAGCTCCCTATATGCACAATGGAGGATACAAAACGTTGAAAGAAGTCATGAATTTTTATAATAAAGGGGGCGGAAAAGGATTGGGATTTAAAATAGAAAACCAAACCCTTTCTGATGCTCCATTAGAACTAACGGACAAGGAAGTAGATGATCTTATCGAATTTATGAAAGCTTTGGATGATCAATAA
- the ilvD gene encoding dihydroxy-acid dehydratase, producing MLNKYSKTFTQNSEQPAAKAMLYGIGFKEEDMHKAQVGIASMGYDGNTCNMHLNDLAKMVKKGTWDHGLAGLIFNTIGVSDGMSNGTDGMRYSLVSRDVIADSIEAICGAQYYDGVIALPGCDKNMPGTIIAMGRLNRPSIMVYGGTIAPGCYKGEQLNIVSAFEALGKKIAGEITEEDFDGVVKNSCPGAGACGGMYTANTMASAIEALGMSLPYSSSNPALSKEKHEECHEAGKYLKVLLEKDIKPSDIMTRKAFENALRMIVILGGSTNAVLHFIAMAKSVGVPLTQDDFQKMSDVTPVLADLKPSGKYLMQDLYEHGGIPSVMKYLLKQGLLHGDCLTVTGKTLAENLENVPDLDFNKQKIIKPLSEPVKATGHLRILYGNLAEKGSVAKITGKEGERFVGKARVFDGEKNLIRGIQDGTVQHGDVIVIRHEGPKGAPGMPEMLKPTSALIGAGLGSSVALITDGRFSGGTHGFVVGHITPEAHEGGLIAFVNNDDLIEIDAVNNTIQLKVSEEEIERRKKGWQKPPLKVQKGLLYKYALTVSSAAEGCVTDEITQ from the coding sequence ATGTTAAATAAATATTCAAAAACATTCACACAAAACAGTGAACAACCCGCTGCCAAAGCTATGTTGTACGGGATAGGATTTAAAGAAGAAGATATGCACAAGGCTCAGGTCGGAATTGCCAGTATGGGCTACGACGGGAATACCTGTAATATGCATCTGAATGATCTGGCTAAAATGGTAAAAAAAGGAACATGGGATCATGGATTAGCCGGATTGATTTTTAATACCATTGGGGTAAGTGACGGGATGAGCAACGGAACAGATGGAATGCGCTATTCTCTGGTAAGCCGTGATGTGATTGCAGACAGTATCGAAGCAATCTGTGGTGCACAATATTACGATGGGGTGATTGCTCTCCCAGGCTGCGACAAAAACATGCCGGGAACTATTATTGCAATGGGAAGGCTGAACAGGCCATCGATCATGGTGTACGGAGGGACTATTGCTCCTGGTTGCTACAAAGGCGAACAGCTCAATATCGTTTCTGCATTCGAAGCGCTGGGTAAAAAGATTGCTGGAGAAATCACAGAGGAAGATTTTGATGGAGTTGTAAAAAATTCCTGTCCCGGAGCCGGGGCATGTGGTGGAATGTATACAGCCAATACCATGGCCTCCGCCATAGAAGCATTAGGAATGAGTCTTCCATATTCTTCTTCCAATCCCGCTTTGAGCAAGGAAAAACATGAAGAATGCCATGAGGCAGGAAAATATCTCAAAGTATTACTGGAAAAGGACATCAAACCTTCAGATATCATGACCCGCAAAGCTTTTGAAAATGCCCTTCGCATGATTGTTATTCTAGGAGGAAGTACCAATGCTGTTTTACATTTTATAGCCATGGCAAAAAGTGTTGGAGTACCTCTTACTCAGGATGACTTCCAGAAGATGAGCGATGTAACTCCGGTATTGGCAGACCTGAAACCCAGCGGAAAATACCTGATGCAGGATTTGTATGAACACGGAGGAATACCATCAGTAATGAAATACCTTTTAAAACAAGGATTACTACATGGGGATTGCCTGACTGTAACCGGAAAAACACTGGCTGAAAATTTAGAAAATGTTCCCGATCTGGATTTTAATAAACAGAAAATCATAAAACCTCTGTCAGAACCTGTAAAAGCTACCGGACACCTGAGAATATTATACGGAAACCTTGCAGAGAAAGGAAGTGTAGCCAAAATTACAGGAAAAGAAGGTGAGCGTTTCGTAGGAAAAGCCCGTGTATTTGACGGCGAAAAAAATCTTATCAGAGGAATTCAGGATGGAACCGTACAGCATGGTGATGTCATTGTAATCCGCCATGAAGGTCCCAAAGGAGCTCCCGGAATGCCGGAAATGTTGAAACCTACCAGTGCTTTGATAGGAGCGGGGCTAGGAAGCAGCGTTGCCTTGATTACCGATGGAAGATTTAGCGGAGGAACCCACGGATTTGTGGTAGGACACATCACTCCCGAAGCTCACGAAGGAGGTTTGATAGCCTTTGTAAACAATGATGACCTGATTGAAATTGATGCCGTAAATAACACCATACAGCTCAAAGTTTCAGAAGAAGAAATAGAAAGAAGAAAAAAAGGATGGCAAAAACCACCGCTTAAAGTACAGAAAGGACTGCTTTATAAATATGCATTAACAGTATCATCAGCTGCAGAAGGCTGTGTAACGGACGAAATCACTCAATAA
- a CDS encoding M20/M25/M40 family metallo-hydrolase, protein MNKNYIFSLLGLFLFTIGNAQNYKKPLVSAIKESDLRTDMYQLAADQFWGREAGTLDELKVSMWLADKAKEAGMKPAGDHGTFFQFFDMYRHQVIPQSSLKIGDTSLKLWKDFLVAEPVNASVDAEIVYAGNAEPEDLAKLNIKGKVLAVNASDKNISKDMTLFVRRYPGFVRNKYYNKAAELGAKAIIFITDDTSEQSWIEVLPQMTRGSYGVEGLREKITNNIPVLWIKRENAGWVKNNPKASLNLITETYKYPSVNIIGKIEGTDPVLKNEYVLLSGHQDHDGIRHPVKNDTIYNGADDNASTCVAMLAMARAYKKQPGKRSILFVFHGAEERGLLGSRWHAAHPVVPKEKIVAVLNGDMIGRNDNNEAALLGGNAPHKNSEELVKMAEEANNESTKFKYLKDWDSPSHAEYFYFRSDHLPYAKIGIPAIFFTSVLHDQYHTPQDESENINYKKLYKMTEWMYRTSWKVANETERPKVISNFSLER, encoded by the coding sequence ATGAATAAAAATTATATTTTTTCTTTACTGGGGCTTTTCTTATTTACCATAGGAAATGCTCAGAATTATAAAAAACCATTGGTTTCAGCCATCAAAGAATCTGATCTTCGTACCGATATGTATCAGCTTGCCGCAGACCAGTTCTGGGGTCGTGAAGCAGGAACGCTGGATGAATTGAAAGTTTCTATGTGGCTTGCTGATAAAGCAAAAGAAGCAGGCATGAAACCGGCCGGAGACCATGGTACTTTTTTCCAGTTTTTTGATATGTACAGACACCAGGTTATTCCTCAAAGCAGCCTGAAAATTGGAGATACAAGTTTGAAATTATGGAAAGATTTTCTGGTTGCTGAACCTGTGAATGCTTCTGTAGATGCTGAAATTGTGTATGCAGGAAATGCAGAACCTGAAGATCTTGCGAAACTGAATATCAAAGGAAAAGTTCTTGCGGTGAATGCTTCAGACAAAAACATTTCAAAAGATATGACTCTTTTTGTGAGAAGATATCCCGGATTTGTAAGAAACAAATACTACAATAAAGCTGCGGAACTGGGAGCTAAGGCAATCATCTTCATTACCGATGATACTTCTGAACAAAGCTGGATAGAAGTACTGCCTCAAATGACAAGAGGAAGCTACGGTGTGGAAGGACTAAGAGAGAAAATCACGAATAATATACCTGTTTTATGGATCAAAAGAGAAAATGCCGGCTGGGTAAAAAATAATCCTAAAGCTTCTCTGAATCTGATTACTGAAACCTACAAATATCCGTCAGTTAATATTATCGGGAAAATAGAAGGTACAGATCCTGTTCTGAAAAATGAATATGTTTTGCTAAGCGGGCATCAGGATCATGACGGTATCAGGCATCCTGTAAAGAATGACACCATCTATAACGGAGCAGATGATAACGCAAGTACCTGTGTTGCGATGCTGGCTATGGCTAGAGCTTATAAAAAACAGCCGGGAAAAAGAAGTATTCTGTTTGTTTTCCATGGAGCTGAAGAAAGAGGCTTGCTAGGGTCAAGATGGCATGCAGCCCACCCTGTTGTTCCGAAAGAGAAAATTGTAGCTGTACTGAATGGTGATATGATCGGAAGAAATGATAATAATGAAGCAGCACTGTTAGGAGGAAATGCTCCTCATAAAAACTCTGAAGAATTGGTAAAAATGGCTGAAGAAGCCAATAATGAAAGCACAAAATTCAAATACTTAAAGGATTGGGATTCTCCGAGTCATGCTGAGTATTTCTATTTCAGAAGTGATCATCTTCCTTATGCTAAAATTGGGATTCCTGCTATATTTTTCACCAGTGTACTGCACGACCAGTATCATACACCACAGGATGAATCTGAGAATATCAATTACAAAAAGCTTTATAAAATGACCGAATGGATGTACAGAACATCCTGGAAAGTAGCGAATGAAACTGAAAGGCCGAAAGTGATTTCTAATTTTTCGCTTGAAAGATAA
- the ilvB gene encoding biosynthetic-type acetolactate synthase large subunit, translating into MENLNLSTEIQLSGSRIILEAFLQEGVKTVFGYPGGAIIPIYDALYDYKENLKHILVRHEQAAVHAAQGLARVSGEVGVVLATSGPGATNLVTGLADALLDNTPLVCITGQVFEHLLGTDAFQEIDVMNVTSPVTKWNYQVTDANELPEVLAKAFYIAKSGRPGPVLIDVSKNAQLQSVDYKGYSPCHSLRSYKPDPDPCKESIGKAAELINNAERPFVIAGQGIMLGKAEKEFLQFAEKSGIPVAWTVLGMSAIPTHHPQAVGMVGMHGNYGPNILTNECDVLIAIGMRFDDRVTGRLDQYAKQAKIIHFDIDNAEINKNVKVDVPVLGNCKHTLPLLTERIMKREHHDWHDRFKKCHEVESINLINTELYPEEGEITMGEVIRHLNEMTDGEAVIVTDVGQHQMATCRYSHFKHSRTNVTSGGLGTMGFCLPAAIGASYAGTNRPVIAVMGDGGAQMNIQELGTIMQYHPEVKILILNNCYLGMVRQWQELFHEERYSSVDIQSPDFVQVAKGYNISGNKVSEREDLQWALREMLDHKGSFLLEVMTGKEHNVFPMIPQGKSVSEIVLNNKA; encoded by the coding sequence ATGGAAAACCTGAATTTATCAACAGAAATACAACTTAGCGGAAGCCGCATCATTCTTGAAGCTTTTCTTCAGGAAGGAGTGAAAACCGTTTTCGGATATCCTGGAGGTGCCATTATTCCTATCTATGACGCTCTTTATGATTATAAAGAAAACCTGAAACACATTCTTGTACGTCACGAGCAGGCAGCTGTACATGCAGCACAGGGTCTGGCAAGAGTATCGGGAGAAGTGGGTGTCGTTCTGGCTACCAGTGGTCCCGGAGCAACCAATCTTGTGACAGGACTGGCAGATGCTTTATTGGATAATACGCCTCTGGTATGCATTACGGGACAGGTTTTTGAACACCTTCTCGGAACGGATGCTTTTCAGGAAATAGATGTAATGAACGTCACTAGTCCGGTCACCAAATGGAATTATCAGGTGACTGATGCGAATGAACTTCCTGAAGTACTGGCAAAAGCATTTTACATTGCAAAATCAGGCCGTCCCGGTCCTGTATTGATAGATGTTAGCAAAAATGCCCAGCTCCAGTCTGTTGATTATAAAGGATATTCACCATGTCATTCATTGAGAAGTTATAAACCAGATCCTGATCCATGTAAGGAAAGCATAGGAAAAGCTGCAGAATTGATCAATAATGCAGAAAGACCATTTGTCATTGCAGGACAAGGAATCATGTTGGGGAAAGCTGAAAAAGAATTTTTGCAGTTTGCCGAAAAATCAGGAATTCCGGTAGCATGGACTGTTCTGGGAATGAGTGCCATTCCTACTCATCATCCTCAAGCTGTAGGCATGGTGGGAATGCACGGGAATTATGGCCCCAATATATTAACCAACGAATGTGATGTTCTTATTGCTATCGGAATGAGATTCGATGACCGCGTAACCGGAAGACTGGATCAGTATGCAAAACAGGCAAAAATTATTCACTTTGATATTGATAACGCAGAGATCAATAAAAATGTAAAAGTTGATGTTCCGGTTCTTGGAAACTGCAAACATACGCTTCCTCTTCTTACGGAAAGGATCATGAAAAGAGAACATCATGACTGGCATGATCGGTTTAAAAAATGTCATGAAGTGGAAAGTATCAATCTTATCAATACAGAGCTTTACCCTGAAGAAGGAGAGATCACAATGGGAGAAGTTATCCGTCATCTGAATGAGATGACAGATGGTGAGGCAGTGATTGTAACGGATGTGGGACAGCATCAGATGGCAACATGCCGCTATTCTCATTTTAAACATTCCCGAACGAATGTCACAAGCGGAGGACTGGGAACAATGGGGTTTTGTCTTCCCGCAGCCATCGGAGCATCATATGCAGGAACCAATCGTCCTGTGATTGCGGTGATGGGAGATGGCGGGGCTCAGATGAATATTCAGGAACTGGGAACCATTATGCAGTATCATCCCGAAGTGAAGATTCTGATCCTTAATAATTGCTATCTGGGAATGGTAAGGCAGTGGCAGGAGTTGTTTCACGAAGAAAGATATTCTTCAGTAGACATTCAGAGTCCTGATTTTGTTCAGGTTGCCAAAGGTTACAATATATCAGGGAATAAAGTGTCTGAGAGAGAAGATTTGCAATGGGCTCTCCGTGAAATGCTCGATCATAAAGGCTCTTTCCTCCTTGAAGTCATGACAGGAAAAGAACACAATGTATTTCCGATGATTCCGCAGGGAAAAAGTGTTTCGGAGATTGTATTAAATAATAAAGCTTAA
- the ilvC gene encoding ketol-acid reductoisomerase, producing the protein MAKLNFGGVEENVVTREEFPLEKAQEVLKNEVVAVIGYGVQGPGQALNQKDNGINVIVGQRKNSKSWDKAVADGFVPGETLFEIEEALEKGTIICYLLSDAAQIEYWPKVKQHLTPGKALYFSHGFGITFSERTGIVPPADVDVFLVAPKGSGTSLRRMFLQDRGLNSSFAVYQDATGKARERVTALGIAIGSGYLFETDFKKEVYSDLAGERGTLMGAVQGIFAAQYDVLRKNGHSPSEAFNETVEELTQSLMPLVAENGMDWMYANCSTTAQRGALDWWKRFRDATSPLFEELYDNVAKGNEAQRSIDSNSKPDYREKLELELTELRESEMWKAGKTVRSLRPENN; encoded by the coding sequence ATGGCAAAATTGAATTTTGGAGGAGTAGAGGAGAACGTAGTAACAAGAGAAGAATTTCCGTTGGAAAAAGCTCAGGAAGTATTAAAAAATGAAGTCGTGGCAGTGATCGGATATGGAGTACAGGGACCCGGACAGGCTTTGAATCAGAAAGACAACGGAATTAATGTCATTGTAGGACAGAGAAAAAACTCCAAATCATGGGATAAAGCAGTAGCAGACGGATTTGTACCGGGAGAAACCTTATTTGAAATTGAAGAAGCTTTGGAAAAAGGAACTATTATCTGCTATCTTCTGAGTGATGCCGCACAGATTGAGTACTGGCCAAAAGTAAAACAGCATCTTACCCCAGGGAAAGCATTATATTTTTCTCATGGTTTCGGAATTACTTTCAGTGAGCGTACAGGAATTGTTCCTCCTGCCGATGTAGATGTATTTCTGGTAGCGCCAAAAGGTTCAGGAACCTCATTGAGAAGAATGTTTCTGCAGGACAGAGGTTTGAACAGCAGTTTTGCCGTGTACCAGGATGCTACAGGAAAAGCCAGAGAAAGAGTAACAGCATTAGGGATTGCGATAGGAAGCGGATATTTGTTCGAAACCGACTTTAAAAAAGAAGTATACAGTGATCTTGCCGGAGAACGAGGAACATTGATGGGCGCTGTACAGGGAATATTTGCCGCTCAGTACGATGTATTGCGGAAAAATGGACACAGCCCTTCAGAAGCGTTCAATGAAACGGTAGAAGAATTGACTCAGTCCCTAATGCCTTTAGTGGCAGAAAACGGAATGGACTGGATGTATGCCAACTGTAGTACTACTGCTCAGAGAGGGGCTCTGGATTGGTGGAAGCGTTTCAGAGATGCCACTTCACCTTTGTTTGAAGAATTGTATGACAACGTAGCGAAAGGAAACGAAGCTCAACGTTCCATAGACAGCAACAGTAAACCTGATTATCGTGAAAAATTGGAATTAGAGCTTACTGAGCTAAGAGAAAGTGAAATGTGGAAAGCGGGTAAGACGGTGCGAAGTCTGAGACCTGAAAACAATTAA
- the ilvE gene encoding branched-chain-amino-acid transaminase, whose amino-acid sequence MYYNDDTIIYFDGKFRKAKDAGTDLYGQSLHYGYSVFEGIKSYSTDHGTKIFKAKEHYERLKRSAELMHIPFDYSVNKLTELTYELLDRNGFTDAYIRPLVTCSPNMSLSKGQKSYLSLLAWEWNNGYLADKMKIMTSPFQRPNPKAFKVEAKVGGHYVNSILACQDAKDKGYDEALVLDEDGNVAESSGANVFYEKDGVLFTPGKGSILPGITRQTVMEICDELNIPVKETFFKPEEMRGADAGFFCGTAAEIVALDSLDDVPFTKNWENTASGKVQQAYLKLVRVLSL is encoded by the coding sequence ATGTATTACAACGACGACACGATCATCTACTTTGACGGAAAATTTAGGAAAGCCAAAGATGCCGGAACAGACCTTTACGGACAATCTCTGCACTATGGTTACTCTGTTTTTGAAGGAATTAAATCCTACAGCACAGATCATGGAACCAAAATTTTCAAAGCAAAAGAACATTATGAAAGACTGAAAAGATCTGCAGAACTGATGCATATTCCCTTTGATTATTCCGTGAACAAGCTTACAGAGCTTACGTATGAGCTTCTGGACCGTAATGGTTTTACGGATGCTTATATCCGTCCATTGGTTACATGTTCGCCCAATATGTCACTTTCAAAAGGTCAAAAATCTTATCTGTCTCTTCTTGCCTGGGAATGGAATAACGGATATCTGGCAGATAAAATGAAGATTATGACTTCACCTTTTCAGCGTCCTAATCCTAAGGCTTTTAAGGTTGAAGCCAAAGTAGGAGGACATTATGTAAACTCGATACTTGCCTGTCAGGATGCCAAAGACAAAGGCTATGATGAAGCATTGGTATTGGATGAGGACGGAAATGTTGCAGAGAGCTCAGGTGCCAATGTTTTCTACGAAAAAGACGGAGTTTTATTTACTCCGGGCAAAGGAAGTATCCTTCCGGGAATCACAAGACAAACGGTCATGGAAATCTGTGATGAACTCAACATTCCTGTGAAAGAAACCTTCTTTAAACCGGAAGAAATGCGTGGTGCCGATGCAGGTTTTTTCTGTGGTACGGCTGCAGAGATTGTTGCCCTCGATTCCCTTGATGATGTTCCTTTTACCAAAAACTGGGAAAATACAGCAAGTGGTAAAGTACAGCAGGCATATTTGAAATTGGTGAGAGTTCTGTCATTGTAA
- the ilvA gene encoding threonine ammonia-lyase, whose amino-acid sequence MMKEEVGSSVLENVYKAEERLKNVVVKTPLAVNNNLSAIYEANISFKREDLQRVRSYKIRGAYNKMATMSQEELSRGVVCASAGNHAQGVAFACQKMKVKGTIFMPLPTPGQKLEQVKMFGGKYIDVILFGDTFDAAKDAAMRFCEDHNSVFIHPFDDPAIIEGQATTALEILEQTEGSVDYLFVPIGGGGLAAGICTVFQHLSPQTKIIGVEPSAAASMKKALEKGRPILLEKISRFVDGAAVQQVGDLTFERCKNILYDMATVDEGLVCETILSLYNKDAIVVEPAGALSVAVLEKYREEIKGKNVVCIISGSNNDITRMEEIKEKALLHAGLKHYFLVRFPQRPGALKAFVMDVLGPDDDITYFEYTQKNSKEKGIAVVGIALKQNKDFTPLIDKMKQYDFFVNYLNNDPSLMNLLI is encoded by the coding sequence ATGATGAAAGAGGAAGTAGGTTCCTCCGTTTTAGAGAATGTTTATAAAGCGGAGGAGCGATTAAAAAATGTAGTGGTAAAAACACCTTTGGCTGTCAATAATAATTTGTCAGCCATTTATGAAGCGAACATCAGTTTTAAAAGAGAAGACCTTCAGAGAGTAAGATCCTATAAAATAAGAGGAGCGTATAATAAGATGGCAACGATGTCTCAGGAAGAACTCTCCAGAGGAGTAGTGTGTGCCAGTGCCGGAAATCATGCACAGGGAGTAGCGTTTGCATGTCAGAAAATGAAGGTGAAAGGAACTATTTTTATGCCTTTGCCAACCCCCGGACAAAAACTTGAACAGGTAAAAATGTTCGGTGGAAAATATATAGATGTGATTCTCTTCGGAGATACTTTCGATGCTGCTAAAGACGCTGCGATGAGGTTTTGCGAAGACCATAACAGTGTATTTATTCATCCTTTTGATGATCCGGCCATTATTGAAGGGCAGGCCACAACTGCACTCGAGATTTTGGAGCAGACAGAAGGTAGTGTTGATTATCTTTTTGTTCCGATTGGCGGTGGCGGATTAGCGGCAGGAATCTGTACAGTATTTCAACATTTGTCTCCCCAAACAAAGATCATTGGGGTAGAGCCTTCTGCTGCTGCAAGTATGAAAAAAGCTTTAGAAAAAGGAAGACCCATTCTTCTTGAAAAGATAAGCCGTTTTGTAGATGGGGCAGCAGTACAACAAGTGGGAGATCTTACTTTTGAACGCTGTAAAAATATCCTGTATGATATGGCTACTGTAGATGAAGGACTGGTCTGCGAAACCATATTGTCGTTATACAATAAAGATGCTATCGTGGTAGAACCGGCGGGAGCCCTTTCAGTGGCTGTATTGGAAAAATACAGAGAGGAAATAAAAGGTAAAAATGTAGTGTGTATTATCAGCGGAAGTAATAATGACATTACCCGTATGGAGGAGATCAAAGAGAAAGCATTACTGCATGCAGGATTAAAACACTATTTTCTGGTCAGATTTCCACAGCGTCCCGGAGCATTGAAGGCTTTTGTGATGGATGTTTTAGGTCCCGATGATGATATTACTTATTTCGAGTATACCCAGAAAAACTCAAAAGAAAAAGGAATTGCAGTCGTAGGAATTGCTCTGAAACAAAATAAAGACTTTACCCCTTTGATTGATAAGATGAAACAATATGATTTTTTTGTCAACTATCTGAATAATGATCCTTCCCTGATGAATTTACTTATTTAA